ATGCTTGATACGATGGCAAATAAATAAAGTAGATATTATCCAACGATACTTTAAGATATCTTTTGCCCAAGTCACATGCTTCCAGACCAAATATGTAGTGCTTTAGTTGCAAAAGTGAGGAAGTAGAAAGACTGGAACTCATAAAGAAGCTATGTGAAGCTTAAGTGAAGTTGCAGAATATTAACTTTCTAAGAACGTAAGATAATTAAAtgtaaacaaaaatagaaaaatacttGTTGTAAGCTATTTTGGTTtcacttttgttttttattggAAAAATCTTGAGTTGAACTAAAAAGTTTAAGATTTTAATTTCTCCATCGGAAACCAAACTTAAAGAATCAAAACTTTCGTGGGGCATTTGGATTAAATCTATGTGTTGAGAGGCTTTAGTAGTTGACGGCCTCTTTCCATTTTATCACTCTTTTGGTGTCATTATATGAGTTGATAAATCTTATATTTTGAGAGATAACGAGCAGTACATATCTGTATTATTGCAGTTCAAGTTTACTGTACATGATTTCCTTTATCTGGATGCATGCTGTTTCTCTGACAGAACCTTGGGTGTGTGCAGAGAAAGCCCGCATTGAGGCAGAACTTAAAGCTGCTGAAGTTGCCTCTCGAAGGAAGGCAGAGGCTGATTTAAAGTTGCAGCGTGAGAGACAGCGGGAAGCTGCTCGGATTGCTCTTCAAAAGGTTTGTGCTTATTGTTGAAACTGCGTACCGTTCTCCTGCATCAAAACTCTCCTTGCTCATCCCCTCTGTTAAGCATACCTCCTTCTCCAACCGCTACACCCCTTTCAAAAAGCAAAGAGGAGGAGGGAGGAATAACAAATGAAGAGAACACCCCCNNNNNNNNNNNNNNNNNNNNNNNNNNNNNNNNNNNNNNNNNNNNNNNNNNNNNNNNNNNNNNNNNNNNNNNNNNNNNNNNNNNNNNNNNNNNNNNNNNNNNNNNNNNNNNNNNNNNNNNNNNNNNNNNNNNNNNNNNNNNNNNNNNNNNNNNNNNNNNNNNNNNNNNNNNNNNNNNNNNNNNNNNNNNNNNNNNNNNNNNNNNNNNNNNNNNNNNNNNNNNNNNNNNNNNNNNNNNNNNNNNNNNNNNNNNNNNNNNNNNNNTTTTTATCTCACCCTTAATCCAGTTTCATAGGAGAGTTAATGTAATAACTGCATatatctgattttttttttttcagtttgtgGTATATACCAACTGGTAGGGGTTTGTTACTCATAATAAACCAAGCATTCAGAAAAATAATCCCAGGTGTATTATAATTCTACTGCCCCTTAGTGTGAAAATTCATTTAGGTAGATGCAGCGAACATGATAATGAGTAAATAGGCTGAAAAATGTCCTTCAAATATATAGCATTTGTTCTTCAGTTTGGTCTAATTATGTCTCTTAATATATGCCTATATTTGTCGTAGAACCCAATGAAGCATAATTTGAACACTAATGTGGGGGTGTTGTTGTGGACCTACCCACATATATTTAGGGTATATTCAGTCTAATTTAGTTCCAACGGCAATTATGCaaacataataatatttttcaccaATTTAAGGCATAACACATTTTGGTGGTCTTGCagttgtaattttaaattttcactGTAATTACCCAGAAGATGTTTTGTTTCATTATATGTGATGATGTTTGACAGGGTTTAAAATGTTAGTTTGACGGGGAAAAAACTGCATttattgttaaattttgattaGTAAATACATTTGATGAATActtgtaaataataaaatttgtacaaGTGGAAACAATGTAAATTAACATGAAACAGATTGCGTACTTACATTAGGAATAATCTTCATGCCTAACTCATGTTTTTTGTTCTACTAGTATTGCCTAGCTGATGATGACAACTAAGATAAAGTAATATAaactatacatacatatatatataaataaaatttaagtaaatgTGTTTGAGTGTAAGGGACGCCGGAGATTCATTTTCTATTAATATCTTTTTAGTCGAGCTCGTCTCGCCAGCCATGCTTAGCTGGTGCATTTACATATTTCATTTGTGGGCTATTGTATTTACCCGTGGCAATCGCTGGGGTTCCCGAGAAAAAGAGGGAATCTACACCTAAACAAAAGGATTCTATTGGTCTTGGATAGTTGGATTTGGCTGTTCGTTTTCATTGAGTGAGCAAATGGAGTCAACGCCGGAAAAAATGAACTTTGGAAAATCTCTGTTAGTTCCAAGTGTTCAAGAGCTTGCCAAACAACACCTAACTAATATTCCTTCCAGGTATGTCCGCTCAGAACAGGAATCTCCGGTCATTTCCGTCACAGCATCAGTTCCAATTATCGATCTTCAAAAGTTGATATCAggggatttcatggattctGAGCTTCAAAAGCTTCACTTTGCTTGCCAACAATGGGGTTTCCTACAGGTCTCTCAATTTGCTTAATTCCTTTTATTTTCGCGGCTTCCTTTAttattcataaactgaggcttattttctttattattcaTGACAAGTTAGGTTATAAACCATGGAGTGACACCTTCTTTGTTGGAGGAGTTCAAGAGAGAGGTTATTGAATTGTTCAAACTTCCAatggaagaaaagaagaaactaTGGCAACAGGAAGACAATCATGAAGGTTTTGGGCAGCTATTTGTTGTATCAGAGGAGCAGAAACTTGATTGGAGCGACATGTTTTACATAACTACTCTGCCCTCTCATATCCGGCAAATGGACTTGTTTCAAAAATTGCCTTCAAAGCTCAGGTGTGGTTCACTCTCCCCGGAGTCTATCACATTGCATCTTTCAATGATACAAGGTCCCTTTGCAGCTTTGTTGTATCCTCTTCGATATCATCACCTCGTTAAATTTGATTGAGAAATTTCCTATAACTTATGCAGCAATTGCTGGTGCTGATTAGTGTAATTAGAGATTACTAAGTCATTGCTTATAAACTGTTGGTTAGTTAGAGCAAATATAGGCCTGTTATGTAATGGTAGGAACTAAATGAACTGAACTATTAAAGAAGGCATGAATGAACTAGTTAGCATAGTTTAGGTGTATGTTTGGACCTTTTTGATTTTTCCCTTATATGTAATCTATGTATGCCAAGTGCGAGAGAATTGCTCATCAATTGTCATGTCGTATCCTATCCAATACTTCGTTAAGCTTATGCATATTCTGTCAAACTGCTGATAATCTTAGTACTCATTTTTATGTGTAAACATTGTGGTGATACTTCTTAGATGATAAATTTTATTCTAAGGTGGTATAGTTGCAAGATGATAGTGACTTGATAATCCCAAAATGCAGGGAAATCATGGAAGCATACTCTAAAGAAATCAAGAACCTAGCAATGATCATCGTATACCAAGTGGCAAAGGCTTTAAGGATGGATGAAAATGAAATGAGAGAGCTATTCAGTGATGGTGTGCAATCAATAAGGATGAATTATTATCCTCCTTGCCCCGCGCCAGAAAAAACCATTGGCTTCAGCCCTCATTCTGATGCTAATGCCCTCACCGTCCTGTTTCAGCTAAATGAAACTGAAGGTCTCCAAGTTCGAAAAGACGGTATTTGGGTGCCTGTAAAACCCCTCCCAAGTGCTTTGATTGTGAATATTGGCGATATTATGGAGGTAAATAACAACATTCTTATTTGAGTAACTGATTTCTATAAGGTTGGTAATGTACTGAAAATATTATATGTAATTCTGTATACATGTGTTATTTGACATGACAGATAGTGAGCAATGGAGTTTATAGGAGCATTGAACACAGAGCAATTGTAAACTCAAACAAAGAGAGGCTCTCTGTTGCAACATTCTACAGCTCCAACCTTGACTCCGAATTGGGACCTGCACACAGCCTTACTGGACCAAATAATCCTCCAATTTTCCGAAAAGTTCCTGTGGATAAATATTTCAAGGATTTTTTTGCACGAAAACTTGATGGAAAATCGTACATTGATTTCATGAAGGATGATGAATCGTAGGGAGCATTTGATAATTTAGTTGGTTATAATTAGCTAATCTATATCCGGTGAAATATTTTTACGAGTTACACTTGCTATTGTTTAAATGACTGATATTGCTTCCTTGTTTTGAACAATGTTGggtttcttgaaaaaaattgaaggagGTTTGTTTCTCCCCGTTGCTAATGAAGAGAAGAACTTTTATGCTTATATGGAGAAACACTTCTTCCATCTTATAGCTTAGCTCGGCTTCGGCAAAATGATTGATAAATATTTTGGACAAgttattcttcatttttcactaatttatcttcttttaacaaaattaatttgcgaaattatttttccaacaGAAACAGTCGCCTCCTTTCTCGAACAGATATTGTTGCACCTGTTAGTGGCTATAAAATTTTCAGAGGCAAATAACAAAATTCATCTTAGTAAAAGCAGACAAGATTAACTTGacctcatttcacatttatgccctccaattttgggtgtgcacaagtagacacttaaatttgtataaagttgaacaaatagacacacacatCTTACGTGACATCTTACATAGAGATTTGAGTCCTATGTAGCGTCCTTATGTGTATTATGCCACAtaggactcatgtgtctacttgttcaacttaatacaagtttaagtgtctacttatgtACATCCAAATTaagttgaaggacataaatgtgaaatgatgCCAAGTTAAAAGGCATATTTATGTTTTCTTACTTTGGATCACGTACTGTGGAAAATAGTGACAGTTGTATTAAGTTGTTTATTAGATTAGCTTAAATACTAATTAGTAACAGAGTCTGTTAGATTAAACTGATAGTTAGTTAGTTAGCTTTGTAAATAAAGTAGCTGGTTAGTGACATGTATAAATAGACACACTTGTATCAATGAAAGGCAATGCAATTCTACAAAATTTCTCCAGTCActttcttccttctcttctaATGTCAATGTAACAGAGCCCATTGTAGCTAGGTTAATACtttcaacatggtatcagagcacaggtTCCATTGAAGCCTAGCACACCTTGTTGCATAGATGTTTACGTGAGAAGAGATCTGGAGAAGACAACTGCATATACTCGAGAAAGGGAATTTGGGGATTTCATCACTAATTGAGGAATTATGGACAATTTCGTTTGTACGAAGTCAAATCCAGTTTGAATCCAAAGAAGGAGCTCAAAAATGGTAGATGTAGCAGATTTGTCAACTCAATCGCCATCTCCATCAAGTTCCACACAGGTTCAGACGTTTACCGATATTCACCCCAGAAATCCCTTGTATCTTCATCCTTCAGATACACCAGGTAGCATTCTGATTTCGCAAAAGTTAACTGGTATAGAGAATTACACAGGTTGGAGTAATTCGATGAGAGTAGCATTGTTAGCTAAGAATAAAATTGCATTTGTAGATGGATCCtgtagaaaagaaaaatatgtagGAGATTTAGAACATGAATGGGAAAGATGCAACGCCTTCGTTCTGTCATGGATTACTAACTCTGTTTCGAAGGAGTTGGCTAATGGCCTCATGTTTTCGTCTAATGCTTGCACTGTATGGAGAGATTTAAAGGAGCGGTTTGATAAAAGAAATCTAACTAGGATCTATCAATTGCATCGTGAAATATGTACCATGAGTCAGGGCACTCTTACTGTTTCAGAATACTACTNNNNNNNNNNNNNNNNNNNNNNNNNNNNNNNNNNNNNNNNNNNNNNNNNNNNNNNNNNNNNNNNNNNNNNNNNNNNNNNNNNNNNNNNNNNNNNNNNNNNNNNNNNNNNNNNNNNNNNNNNNNNNNNNNNNNNNNNNNNNNNNNNNNNNNNNNNNNNNNNNNNNNNNNNNNNNNNNNNNNNNNNNNNNNNNNNNNNNNNNNNNNNNNNNNNNNNNNNNNNNNNNNNNNNNNNNNNNNNNNNNNNNNNNNNNNNNNNNNNNNNNNNNNNNNNNNNNNNNNNNNNNNNNNNNNNNNNNNNNNNNNNNNNNNNNNNNNNNNNNNNNNNNNNNNNNNNNNNNNNNNNNNNNNNNNNNNNNNNNNNNNNNNNNNNNNNNNNNNNNNNNNNNNNNNNNNNNNNNNNNNNNNNNNNNNNNNNNNNNNNNNNNNNNNNNNNNNNNNNNNNNNNNNNNNNNNNNNNNNNNNNNNNNNNNNNNNNNNNNNNNNNNNNNNNNNNNNNNNNNNNNNNNNNNNNNNNNNNNNNNNNNNNNNNNNNNNNNNNNNNNNNNNNNNNNNNNNNNNNNNNNNNNNNNNNNNNNNNNNNNNNNNNNNNNNNNNNNNNNNNNNNNNNNNNNNNNNNNNNNNNNNNNNNNNNNNNNNNNNNNNNNNNNNNNNNNNNNNNNNNNNNNNNNNNNNNNNNNNNNNNNNNNNNNNNNNNNNNNNNNNNNNNNNNNNNNNNNNNNNNNNNNNNNNNNNNNNNNNNNNNNNNNNNNNNNNNNNNNNNNNNNNNNNNNNNNNNNNNNNNNNNNNNNNNNNNNNNNNNNNNNNNNNNNNNNNNNNNNNNNNNNNNNNNNNNNNNNNNNNNNNNNNNNNNNNNNNNNNNNNNNNNNNNNNNNNNNNNNNNNNNNNNNNNNNNNNNNNNNNNNNNNNNNNNNNNNNNNNNNNNNNNNNNNNNNNNNNNNNNNNNNNNNNNNNNNNNNNNNNNNNNNNNNNNNNNNNNNNNNNNNNNNNNNNNNNNNNNNNNNNNNNNNNNNNNNNNNNNNNNNNNNNNNNNNNNNNNNNNNNNNNNNNNNNNNNNNNNNNNNNNNNNNNNNNNNNNNNNNNNNNNNNNNNNNNNNNNNNNNNNNNNNNNNNNNNNNNNNNNNNNNNNNNNNNNNNNNNNNNNNNNNNNNNNNNNNNNNNNNNNNNNNNNNNNNNNNNNNNNNNNNNNNNNNNNNNNNNNNNNNNNNNNNNNNNNNNNNNNNNNNNNNNNNNNNNNNNNNNNNNNNNNNNNNNNNNNNNNNNNNNNNNNNNNNNNNNNNNNNNNNNNNNNNNNNNNNNNNNNNNNNNNNNNNNNNNNNNNNNNNNNNNNNNNNNNNNNNNNNNNNNNNNNNNNNNNNNNNNNNNNNNNNNNNNNNNNNNNNNNNNNNNNNNNNNNNNNNNNNNNNNNNNNNNNNNNNNNNNNNNNNNNNNNNNNNNNNNNNNNNNNNNNNNNNNNNNNNNNNNNNNNNNNNNNNNNNNNNNNNNNNNNNNNNNNNNNNNNNNNNNNNNNNNNNNNNNNNNNNNNNNNNNNNNNNNN
The Solanum stenotomum isolate F172 chromosome 12, ASM1918654v1, whole genome shotgun sequence DNA segment above includes these coding regions:
- the LOC125847771 gene encoding protein SRG1-like encodes the protein MESTPEKMNFGKSLLVPSVQELAKQHLTNIPSRYVRSEQESPVISVTASVPIIDLQKLISGDFMDSELQKLHFACQQWGFLQVINHGVTPSLLEEFKREVIELFKLPMEEKKKLWQQEDNHEGFGQLFVVSEEQKLDWSDMFYITTLPSHIRQMDLFQKLPSKLREIMEAYSKEIKNLAMIIVYQVAKALRMDENEMRELFSDGVQSIRMNYYPPCPAPEKTIGFSPHSDANALTVLFQLNETEGLQVRKDGIWVPVKPLPSALIVNIGDIMEIVSNGVYRSIEHRAIVNSNKERLSVATFYSSNLDSELGPAHSLTGPNNPPIFRKVPVDKYFKDFFARKLDGKSYIDFMKDDES